In Rhizobium sp. N324, a single genomic region encodes these proteins:
- a CDS encoding energy-coupling factor ABC transporter ATP-binding protein produces MDIRFEGAGVSFGARVALEPLTLGISGKRIGVIGLNGSGKTTFARLINGLTKPTVGRVTVNGRDTADEKAAAVDVGFIFQSPQNQIILPIVRDDIAFGLKRHGLSKAEIEAKVEGVLARFGAETLADRRAHELSGGELQVAALCSVLVTGPGILILDEPTNQLDLKNRALVERIIAGLPESAIVITHDLELIADFERVLVFHQGRLAADAPATEAIARYREIAA; encoded by the coding sequence TTGGACATACGATTCGAAGGCGCCGGGGTCAGTTTCGGGGCGCGGGTGGCGCTGGAGCCGCTGACGCTCGGCATCAGCGGCAAACGCATCGGCGTCATCGGGCTGAACGGCTCGGGCAAGACCACCTTTGCGCGGCTGATCAACGGACTGACCAAGCCGACGGTCGGACGTGTCACCGTCAACGGCCGCGACACGGCCGATGAGAAGGCTGCCGCAGTCGATGTCGGCTTCATCTTCCAGTCGCCGCAGAACCAGATCATCCTGCCGATCGTCCGGGACGACATCGCCTTCGGGCTGAAGCGACACGGTCTCAGCAAGGCGGAGATCGAGGCGAAGGTCGAGGGCGTGCTCGCCCGCTTCGGCGCCGAGACGCTCGCCGACCGCCGGGCGCATGAGCTTTCCGGCGGCGAGCTGCAGGTGGCCGCCCTCTGCTCGGTGCTGGTGACGGGACCCGGCATTCTCATCCTCGACGAACCCACAAACCAACTCGACCTGAAGAACCGGGCACTGGTCGAGCGGATTATCGCCGGGCTGCCGGAAAGCGCCATCGTCATCACCCATGATCTGGAACTGATCGCCGATTTCGAGCGGGTGCTGGTGTTTCATCAAGGGCGGCTCGCCGCCGATGCGCCGGCGACCGAGGCGATCGCCCGCTACAGGGAGATCGCCGCCTGA
- a CDS encoding winged helix-turn-helix domain-containing protein — protein MTNLLSNADARRVFLAKQGLSTPPNRALTKEGLLQLIRELGFVQVDSIQTVERAHHQILFSRNQTYRREHLTALLEKDGTLFEHWTHDASILPSAFFVYWKHKFRHQEKVIIERWRKWRGEGFETAFEETYERVARDGAILARDIKADGHVSGGWWNWHPNKTALEYFWHTGKFAIAGRSNFQKIYDLTERVIPAEFREPEVSREEFIDWACRSALGRLGFATHGEISAFWSLVSPDEAKAWVSTHRDELIEVLIEPALGAKPRPSWAFADFLSTLDSYPGAPPRIRVLSPFDPMIRDRNRTERLFGFFYRIEIFVPEPKREYGYYVFPLLEGDRLIGRIDMKADRKKSTLDVRRLWLEPGVKASAGRLERLEAELERVARFAGVEKVVLLERWRG, from the coding sequence ATGACGAATCTGCTCTCCAATGCCGACGCCCGCCGGGTCTTCCTCGCCAAGCAGGGCCTCAGCACGCCACCGAACCGTGCCCTGACCAAGGAGGGCCTGCTGCAGCTCATCCGCGAGCTGGGTTTCGTCCAGGTGGACAGCATCCAGACGGTGGAGCGGGCGCATCACCAGATCCTGTTTTCGCGCAACCAGACCTACAGGCGCGAACATCTGACCGCGCTGCTCGAAAAGGACGGCACGCTGTTCGAGCACTGGACGCATGACGCCTCCATCCTGCCGAGCGCCTTCTTCGTCTATTGGAAGCACAAGTTCCGCCACCAGGAGAAGGTCATCATCGAGCGCTGGCGCAAATGGCGCGGCGAGGGTTTCGAGACGGCGTTCGAGGAGACCTACGAGCGCGTTGCGCGCGACGGCGCCATCCTGGCGCGCGACATCAAGGCCGACGGTCACGTTTCCGGCGGCTGGTGGAACTGGCATCCGAACAAGACGGCGCTCGAATATTTCTGGCACACCGGCAAGTTCGCCATCGCCGGCCGCTCGAATTTCCAGAAGATCTATGATCTCACCGAGCGCGTCATTCCGGCCGAATTCCGCGAGCCGGAGGTGAGCCGCGAGGAGTTTATCGACTGGGCCTGCCGCAGCGCCCTCGGCCGCCTCGGCTTTGCCACCCATGGCGAGATATCGGCCTTCTGGAGCCTCGTCTCGCCTGACGAGGCCAAGGCCTGGGTATCAACTCATCGCGACGAACTGATCGAGGTCCTGATCGAACCGGCGCTCGGGGCCAAGCCGCGCCCCTCCTGGGCCTTTGCCGATTTCCTCTCGACGCTCGACAGCTACCCCGGCGCACCGCCGCGCATCCGCGTGCTCAGCCCCTTCGACCCGATGATCCGCGACCGCAACCGCACCGAACGCCTGTTCGGCTTCTTCTACCGCATCGAGATTTTCGTGCCCGAACCGAAGCGCGAATATGGCTATTACGTCTTCCCGCTGCTCGAAGGCGACAGGCTGATCGGCCGCATCGACATGAAGGCGGACCGGAAGAAATCGACGCTCGATGTCAGGCGGCTCTGGCTGGAGCCGGGCGTGAAGGCGTCAGCGGGGCGGCTGGAGCGGCTGGAAGCGGAGCTGGAGCGGGTGGCGCGGTTCGCGGGTGTGGAGAAGGTGGTGTTGCTGGAAAGGTGGAGAGGATAA
- the ribB gene encoding 3,4-dihydroxy-2-butanone-4-phosphate synthase — MSYDQKRVVDAIRAFEAGEIVVVMDDNDRENEGDLIVAAVHTTPEKMAFIVRHTSGIVCAPMPKEEAKRLNLNAMVAENDSAHTTAFTVSVDFKHGTTTGISADDRTLTVRNLANPNVGAADFVRPGHIFPLVSREGGVLMRSGHTEAAVDLCKLAGLPPIGVISELVNDDGTVTRGPQVVDFAEKHGLKLVSVADLIAYRQRKETLVEHGASFDIDTAFGKAKAHTYSLPWDPMQHLAVVFGDIRDGVDIPVRLHPENVAEDLFGKNSPVDFYMHKISEEGRGVIVYLREGSVGVGHHDNGRKARNQGREAHAEAQSRDSEWLEIGLGAQILKDLGVSSIKLLTSRERHYVGLEGFGIKISKTEIC, encoded by the coding sequence ATGTCTTACGATCAGAAACGCGTCGTCGACGCCATCAGGGCCTTCGAGGCCGGTGAAATCGTCGTCGTCATGGACGACAATGACCGCGAAAACGAGGGCGACCTGATCGTCGCCGCCGTGCACACGACGCCGGAGAAGATGGCCTTCATCGTGCGCCACACCTCCGGCATCGTCTGCGCGCCGATGCCGAAGGAGGAGGCGAAACGCCTCAACCTCAACGCCATGGTGGCGGAAAACGATTCGGCCCATACGACCGCCTTCACCGTCTCGGTCGATTTCAAGCACGGCACGACGACCGGCATCTCGGCCGACGACCGGACGCTGACGGTGCGCAACCTCGCCAATCCGAATGTCGGCGCCGCCGATTTCGTCCGCCCCGGCCACATCTTCCCGCTGGTTTCGCGCGAAGGCGGCGTGCTGATGCGCTCCGGCCATACGGAAGCCGCCGTCGACCTCTGCAAGCTTGCCGGCCTGCCGCCGATCGGCGTCATCTCCGAACTGGTCAATGATGACGGCACCGTCACGCGCGGCCCGCAGGTCGTCGATTTCGCCGAGAAGCACGGGTTGAAGCTCGTCTCCGTCGCCGATCTCATCGCTTATCGCCAGCGCAAGGAAACGCTGGTCGAGCATGGCGCGAGCTTCGATATCGACACGGCCTTCGGCAAGGCCAAGGCCCACACCTATTCGCTGCCCTGGGACCCGATGCAGCATCTCGCCGTCGTCTTCGGCGATATCCGCGACGGCGTCGACATCCCGGTGCGCCTGCATCCGGAAAATGTCGCCGAGGATCTGTTCGGCAAGAACAGCCCGGTCGATTTCTACATGCACAAGATTTCCGAGGAAGGCCGCGGCGTCATCGTCTATCTGCGCGAGGGCTCGGTCGGCGTCGGCCACCACGACAACGGCCGCAAGGCCCGCAACCAGGGCCGCGAAGCCCATGCCGAAGCCCAGTCCCGCGACAGCGAATGGCTGGAAATCGGCCTCGGCGCCCAGATCCTCAAGGACCTCGGCGTCAGCTCGATCAAGCTGCTGACCAGCCGCGAGCGCCACTATGTCGGCCTGGAAGGTTTCGGGATCAAGATCAGCAAGACGGAGATCTGCTGA
- the aroC gene encoding chorismate synthase, which translates to MSHNTFGHLFRVTTWGESHGPALGCVVDGCPPGLRFTLADLQVWLDKRKPGQSRFVTQRREDDLVKVLSGVMLDADGETMTTTGTPISMLIENTDQRSKDYGEIARQYRPGHADFTYDLKYGIRDYRGGGRSSARETAARVAAGGIARLVVPGVTVRGALVQIGKHKIERRNWDWDQVGQNPFFSPDAAIVPVWEEYLDGIRKAGSSIGAVVEVVAEGVPAGLGAPIYAKLDQDIASLLMSINAVKGVEIGNGFAAAETSGEDNADEMRMGNDGTPIFLSNNAGGILGGISTGQPVVARFAVKPTSSILTERQSIDADGKNVDVRTKGRHDPCVGIRAVPIGEAMVACAIADHYLRDRGQTGRLK; encoded by the coding sequence ATGTCGCACAATACATTCGGTCACCTCTTCCGCGTAACCACCTGGGGCGAAAGCCATGGTCCGGCGCTCGGCTGCGTCGTCGACGGCTGCCCTCCGGGGCTGCGCTTCACGCTCGCGGACCTGCAGGTCTGGCTCGACAAGCGCAAGCCCGGACAATCCCGCTTCGTCACGCAGCGGCGCGAGGACGATCTGGTGAAGGTCCTGTCCGGCGTCATGCTCGACGCCGACGGCGAGACGATGACGACAACCGGCACGCCGATCTCGATGTTGATCGAAAACACCGACCAGCGCTCCAAGGATTACGGCGAGATCGCCCGGCAATACCGCCCCGGCCACGCCGATTTTACCTATGATCTGAAATACGGAATTCGCGACTATCGCGGCGGCGGCCGCTCCTCGGCGCGCGAGACCGCGGCACGGGTTGCCGCCGGCGGCATTGCCCGCCTCGTCGTGCCCGGTGTGACCGTGCGCGGCGCCCTGGTGCAGATCGGCAAGCACAAGATCGAACGGCGCAACTGGGACTGGGACCAGGTCGGCCAGAACCCGTTCTTCTCCCCCGATGCGGCGATCGTGCCGGTGTGGGAGGAATATCTCGACGGCATCCGCAAGGCCGGCTCGTCGATCGGCGCCGTCGTCGAAGTGGTCGCCGAAGGCGTGCCGGCCGGTCTCGGCGCACCAATCTATGCCAAGCTCGACCAGGACATCGCCTCACTGCTGATGTCGATCAACGCCGTCAAGGGCGTGGAGATCGGCAATGGTTTTGCCGCCGCCGAAACATCGGGCGAAGACAATGCCGACGAGATGCGCATGGGCAATGACGGCACGCCGATCTTTCTTTCCAACAATGCCGGCGGTATTCTCGGCGGGATCTCGACCGGGCAGCCGGTGGTGGCGCGGTTTGCCGTCAAGCCGACCTCGTCGATCCTGACCGAACGCCAGTCGATCGATGCCGACGGCAAGAATGTCGATGTCCGCACCAAGGGCCGGCACGACCCCTGCGTCGGCATCCGCGCCGTGCCGATCGGCGAGGCGATGGTCGCCTGCGCCATCGCCGATCATTATCTTCGCGACCGCGGCCAGACCGGCCGGCTGAAATAG
- a CDS encoding bifunctional diguanylate cyclase/phosphodiesterase — MLSRLSDNKQLRRVLKNTRVSFLVSSLVALVVIMVGFGLDRANTQSYGRELHIRTESEANLIRARVMAEINMDLSMVRDLANLISVSAANGEEMERQINWLLIQNPSFIHIAVAPDFIIDNVYPRLPGNEEIGRDVRATLFSRQAMTPAAADLSARFYGPVRTDGRDGFAIFFPVFVKENGQRRLWGAVELVIDQQMFYEATGLMPARDRENRERFPHLNHLSIAIRDIGSPARGATAAPFFGSSEIDGKNPMRQKIGFAGGKWELSVVPNSGWNAIPENRTELRLIVLAAGCIIIIPIFFATLLLGERNRNITELETRETKLKELSQRLDLALKSSNIGIWELQDHSSSLLWDARAAALHGKPAQEGSRALDEWLAAILPEDRDIAEVHFFSCSIAGTACTAQYRILLADGGIRHLRSVGAFYTDACGVSKTIGIVWDVTVDAETTDTLRKAKDMSEVKNAELELALEELSSREGQLAELSSRLDLALNSYQCGIWEARPDRGGSIWNERMHELYGLAPRNGFMTEETWLGCIHPEDRGLALESARYFKKNGDTHTLVCRVIVDNGAVRYVRSVGKVHQTGTGEMKIMGIAFDATEDVLMTIRLKAAKDEAVAKNIELELAKNRIEHNSLHDPLTALANRRKIDIALEELTNDGRRQRQKFSILHIDLDRFKEINDTLGHAAGDAMLVHASKVLAKNVRGSDLVARIGGDEFVILAVDVGDQEMAELSARIIEEMRQPIDFQGFACRCGVSIGIALANGIHVDARKVLINADIALYRAKSMGRNRFEFFNHNLQADIVNTKRTADEILAGIDNGEFTAWYQPQFSARTMELTGVEALVRWKHPSKGWLAPDRFLRIADEINVVQMLDRIVLETALRDRMRWTALGIAVPKVSVNVSARRLHDGSLLESLADLHIRPGELSFELVESIFLDESEDVASHNLERIKALGIDIEIDDFGTGHTSIVSLLKLKPKRLKIDRQLVQPIVGATQERALVRSIIDIARSLGVETVAEGVETAAHAELLRDLGCDILQGYAFSRPLSFEDFTTEATGTGWRLAS, encoded by the coding sequence TTGTTATCCAGGCTGAGCGACAACAAGCAGTTACGGCGCGTGTTGAAGAATACCCGCGTCTCGTTTCTGGTTTCATCGCTTGTCGCCCTTGTCGTCATCATGGTCGGCTTCGGCCTCGACCGAGCCAATACTCAATCTTATGGGCGCGAACTTCATATCCGCACCGAAAGCGAGGCGAACCTCATCCGCGCCCGGGTGATGGCTGAGATCAATATGGACCTCAGCATGGTCCGCGACCTTGCCAATCTGATCTCCGTCAGCGCCGCAAACGGAGAGGAGATGGAGCGGCAGATCAACTGGCTGCTGATCCAGAATCCGTCCTTCATTCACATCGCCGTCGCACCGGATTTCATCATCGACAACGTCTATCCCAGGCTACCCGGTAATGAGGAGATCGGCCGCGACGTGCGCGCAACGCTGTTTTCACGCCAGGCGATGACGCCGGCGGCCGCCGATCTGTCGGCGCGCTTCTATGGTCCTGTCCGCACCGACGGCCGGGACGGCTTTGCCATATTCTTCCCGGTCTTCGTCAAGGAGAACGGCCAGCGGCGGCTCTGGGGGGCAGTCGAGCTCGTCATCGACCAGCAAATGTTCTACGAGGCGACCGGGCTGATGCCGGCGCGCGACCGCGAAAACCGGGAACGTTTTCCGCATCTCAACCATCTTTCGATCGCCATCCGGGATATCGGCTCGCCGGCGAGGGGTGCGACAGCCGCACCGTTCTTCGGGTCGTCCGAGATCGACGGCAAGAATCCGATGCGCCAGAAGATCGGCTTTGCCGGCGGCAAGTGGGAACTCTCCGTCGTCCCCAACAGCGGCTGGAACGCGATACCGGAAAACCGAACCGAGCTGCGCCTGATCGTCCTTGCCGCCGGCTGCATCATCATCATCCCGATCTTCTTCGCCACCCTCCTGCTCGGCGAGCGCAATCGCAACATCACCGAGCTGGAGACGCGCGAGACGAAACTCAAGGAACTGTCGCAGCGGCTCGATCTGGCGCTGAAATCCTCGAATATCGGCATCTGGGAACTGCAGGATCATTCGAGCAGCCTGCTCTGGGATGCGCGCGCCGCGGCGCTGCACGGCAAGCCGGCGCAGGAGGGCAGCCGGGCGCTCGACGAATGGCTGGCGGCGATCCTGCCCGAGGACCGCGACATTGCCGAAGTGCATTTCTTCAGCTGCAGCATCGCCGGCACCGCCTGCACGGCGCAATACCGCATCCTGCTTGCCGATGGCGGAATCCGGCATCTGCGCTCGGTCGGCGCCTTCTATACGGATGCCTGCGGCGTCAGCAAGACGATCGGCATCGTCTGGGACGTGACCGTCGATGCGGAGACGACCGACACGCTACGCAAGGCGAAAGATATGAGCGAGGTCAAGAATGCCGAGCTGGAGCTGGCGCTTGAAGAGCTTTCCAGCCGCGAGGGGCAGTTGGCCGAACTGTCGAGCCGGCTCGACCTGGCGCTCAATTCCTATCAATGCGGCATCTGGGAAGCACGGCCCGACCGGGGCGGCTCGATCTGGAACGAGCGCATGCACGAACTCTACGGGCTTGCGCCGCGCAACGGCTTCATGACCGAGGAGACCTGGCTTGGCTGCATCCACCCCGAGGATCGGGGCCTGGCGCTCGAAAGCGCCCGCTACTTCAAGAAGAACGGCGATACCCACACCCTGGTCTGCCGGGTGATCGTCGATAACGGCGCGGTGCGCTATGTGCGCTCGGTCGGCAAGGTCCACCAGACGGGGACCGGCGAGATGAAGATCATGGGCATCGCCTTCGATGCCACCGAAGACGTGCTGATGACGATCCGGCTGAAGGCGGCCAAGGACGAGGCCGTGGCCAAGAATATCGAGCTCGAGCTTGCCAAAAACAGGATCGAGCACAATTCGCTGCACGACCCGCTGACCGCGCTCGCCAATCGCCGCAAGATCGATATCGCGCTGGAAGAGCTGACGAATGACGGCCGCCGGCAGCGGCAGAAATTCTCGATCCTGCACATCGACCTCGACCGCTTCAAGGAGATCAACGACACGCTCGGCCATGCCGCCGGCGATGCGATGCTGGTGCACGCCTCGAAGGTGCTCGCCAAGAATGTCCGCGGCAGCGATCTCGTGGCGCGCATCGGCGGCGACGAATTCGTCATCCTCGCCGTCGATGTCGGCGATCAGGAGATGGCCGAGCTTTCAGCCAGGATCATCGAGGAGATGCGCCAGCCGATCGATTTCCAGGGTTTTGCCTGCCGCTGCGGCGTGTCGATCGGCATCGCACTTGCCAACGGCATTCATGTCGATGCGCGCAAGGTGCTGATCAATGCCGATATCGCGCTCTACCGCGCCAAAAGCATGGGCCGCAACCGCTTCGAATTCTTCAACCACAATCTCCAGGCCGATATCGTCAACACCAAACGCACCGCCGACGAGATCCTCGCCGGCATCGACAATGGCGAATTCACCGCCTGGTATCAGCCGCAATTCTCCGCCCGGACGATGGAACTGACAGGGGTGGAGGCGCTGGTGCGCTGGAAGCATCCGTCCAAGGGGTGGCTTGCGCCCGACCGGTTCCTGCGCATCGCCGACGAGATCAATGTCGTGCAGATGCTCGACCGGATCGTGCTGGAAACGGCGCTGCGCGACAGGATGCGCTGGACGGCGCTGGGCATTGCCGTGCCCAAGGTCTCGGTCAATGTCTCGGCGCGGCGGCTGCATGACGGCAGCCTGCTGGAATCGCTCGCCGACCTGCATATCCGCCCCGGCGAACTTTCCTTCGAACTGGTGGAATCGATCTTCCTCGACGAGAGCGAGGATGTCGCCTCGCACAATCTCGAGCGCATCAAGGCGCTCGGCATCGATATCGAGATCGACGATTTCGGCACCGGCCATACTTCGATCGTCAGCCTGCTGAAGCTGAAGCCCAAGCGGCTGAAGATCGATCGCCAGCTGGTGCAGCCGATCGTCGGCGCCACGCAGGAACGGGCGCTGGTCCGCTCGATCATCGACATTGCCCGCTCGCTCGGCGTCGAGACGGTGGCCGAAGGCGTTGAGACGGCGGCCCATGCCGAACTGTTGCGCGATCTCGGCTGCGACATCCTGCAGGGCTATGCCTTCTCACGGCCGCTCTCCTTCGAGGATTTCACCACCGAGGCCACCGGAACGGGATGGCGGCTGGCATCCTGA
- a CDS encoding DUF1344 domain-containing protein, which translates to MRFVVATLLATASFLSPMSGFAESADVEATIKKVDTANLVLTLDDGKTYQAPEEFNFDGLAAGVKVIVFYTEVDGKRVINDLDIVK; encoded by the coding sequence ATGCGTTTCGTCGTCGCCACGCTTTTGGCAACAGCAAGTTTCCTGTCGCCGATGAGCGGTTTTGCCGAGAGCGCCGATGTCGAGGCGACGATCAAGAAGGTCGACACCGCCAATCTCGTGCTGACGCTTGATGACGGCAAGACCTATCAGGCGCCCGAGGAATTCAATTTCGACGGGCTGGCGGCCGGCGTGAAGGTCATCGTCTTCTACACCGAAGTCGACGGCAAGCGCGTCATCAACGATCTCGATATCGTCAAGTAA